The genome window ACGATATAAATGAGGCCGCTgatgaggcagagagggaaggcCACCCAGGCCAGCACGTAGGCGTAGCCGAACTGCGTCCCGGGTTGGTCGTTCGGGCTCATCACGGTGTAGATGATCGCCCCGCACATCACGAACACACCTGGTCGAGAGACGACAGGAGAGGTGAGGGTGGATCTGAAAGTGAACCTCGCAACCCTGCCCGCGGCTGCTCGGGGTGCGTGAACTCATACTCACTTGCCAAGATCTGGAAGATGGCGGTGAAGAAGAAGCGCCCGCCCTTGACCAGCCTGAACAGCTGATACAAGAACGCAATGagggagaagaagcagaagagtATGGACAGGATCATGAGGGCTTGGACTGCCTGGATCCAGTCTGGAAGAGAAATGATGGAGATTCATAACTTGAATGACAGTGAAGACACAAAGCATCATTTCAGATTGTTTTCTGGGATTGTTGACAAACCTTCATTGCTGGCTGGTGTGCAGTGGTAGCCCCCATTGATTGTCATGCAACTGTACCATAGATCCGTGCTCTTGTCTCCACCTACAGACCAGGTCTGgtacacacaacaacacagagccACTTAAACACACTGCGGCATCCACAGCACCAGCTTGAGCCTTTAACACCAGCAACAGTCACCGATCACACAATGAGCAGCTGGAAGGTGTGCCGGCTTGCTCACATTCACAGTTTAGACTGAAAGGAGAGGGACTTACGCTGGCTGCTGTTGACACAATGAGGAGAATGAGGGCGATAAGGTGCAGGATGAGCACTCCGAGCAGGATGAGCAGCATTTTTCAAGTAGATCTAGAGGAATGCATGAGACAGAAGAAGTGAATCCACATGAAGCCACAACCCCGCCAATCCCCTCCTTGGGAAACATCAGTTTATCTCGACGCTAGATGGCGCCGTTTCCCCACTCCTGCACCGACCGCAATGTTTACCTCAATGTGAAAGTATCCCCTTACAAGCGTAAAAAGAAAAGACGGAAGGAACTTTAATTTCTTCCCGATGGGACTAAAAACGGTCAGGCTAGGCTGAGCAAATCGATTCTCGAGTTGATTTCGCCACGATGAACTTTTGATCCGTTTGCAAGATTTAATTACAACTCGTTAATTTGAACGAGGCGTGTTTGCATAATGagtttttacaaaaaaagtgaagagaaaaaaaaaagcgccAGACGGTTAAAAGTTTGGCTGTGGGTCGATGGGAGTGAAAGAAAGAGCGATTCACGACTAATCTCTGCACgctgctggaaaaacaaactcaagcCATCTGCATGAGAAACATTCCAGCGTAGTGCCGCCATGCGTGCGCCTCCGCCttctccattttctcctccGCTGCgagagcagaaaacacatctACATCTAAACTGGTGGTGGGCGCGCGAGCCAGGCGCAACGCGTGCGCCGCGAGCGCATTTTCGCGTCAGGTTAAAGTAAATCCAAAGTC of Chelmon rostratus isolate fCheRos1 chromosome 17, fCheRos1.pri, whole genome shotgun sequence contains these proteins:
- the LOC121620989 gene encoding peripheral myelin protein 22-like; its protein translation is MLLILLGVLILHLIALILLIVSTAASTWSVGGDKSTDLWYSCMTINGGYHCTPASNEDWIQAVQALMILSILFCFFSLIAFLYQLFRLVKGGRFFFTAIFQILASVFVMCGAIIYTVMSPNDQPGTQFGYAYVLAWVAFPLCLISGLIYIVLRKKE